The genomic region aatagaatggttacatatttaggaagtttgagaaatctttaaaagacgatattatCCTTAATGGTaacattaagtcgattaagcctcaactagttcaaataagaattttaaggtAAAATTAAGAGtgtcacagttcagggatgactcaaaatggtaattcggagtttgaggatcaatttggagtcaaaccgaaattttcactatctaggggcaaaatggtcatttgccacttggggacaaaatgaaaatttttagaaaagatttttttggtccatttgacttattggagtatgatttgaNNNNNNNNNNNNNNNNNNNNNNNNNNNNNNNNNNNNNNNNNNNNNNNNNNNNNNNNNNNNNNNNNNNNNNNNNNNNNNNNNNNNNNNNNNNNNNNNNNNNNNNNNNNNNNNNNNNNNNNNNNNNNNNNNNNNNNNNNNNNNNNNNNNNNNNNNNNNNNNNNNNNNNNNNNNNNNNNNNNNNNNNNNNNNNNNNNNNNNNNNNNNNNNNNNNNNNNNNNNNNNNNNNNNNNNNNNNNNNNNNNNNNNNNNNNNNNNNNNNNNNNNNNNNNNNNNNNNNNNNNNNNNNNNNNNNNNNNNNNNNNNNNNNNNNNNNNNNNNNNNNNNNNNNNNNNNNNNNNNNNNNNNNNNNNNNNNNNNNNNNNNNNNNNNNNNNNNNNNNNNNNNNNNNNNNNNNNNNNNNNNNNNNNNNNNNNNNNNNNNNNNNNNNNNNNNNNNNNNNNNNNNNNNNNNNNNNNNNNNNNNNNNNNNNNNNNNNNNNNNNNNNNNNNNNNNNNNNNNNNNNNNNNNNNNNNNNNNNNNNNNNNNNNNNNNNNNNNNNNNNNNNNNNNNNNNNNNNNNNNNNNNNNNNNNNNNNNNNNNNNNNNNNNNNNNNNNNNNNNNNNNNNNNNNNNNNNNNNNNNNNNNNNNNNNNNNNNNNNNNNNNNNNNNNNNNNNNNNNNNNNNNNNNNNNNNNNNNNNNNNNNNNNNNNNNNNNNNNNNNNNNNNNNNNNNNNNNNNNNNNNNNNNNNNNNNNNNNNNNNNNNNNNNNNNNNNNNNNNNNNNNNNNNNNNNNNNNNNNNNNNNNNNNNNNNNNNNNNNNNNNNNNTttgcctaattgtgtgttaattagttgtgcttggtgaattgagggattggaaaagaaatggagcaagttggaatgaaattggacgcattggccaatttattggatgaaaaatcgacttaggtcaataccgggtctagatggctacctgtgcatttttcatttcatatcatgcatatatatcgagcttgaaatagcttatgactgttagatacaatttaattaaaatatgtgCCATgaattatggctaggtggtgagccattagATATGGGTAAAGAACTATACCCGTAgactgaaaataggagtatatcgactcctagaactgtgagtaaacttactatcgtcttaattatctagagtagatttatttaattgtgtgattttatgaaaaaatggtttaattggaaaattattgtgttttatgggaaaataggattttataaaataattttataaaatttttgaaaatttaataatgattttaaaaatagagtaattggagacctatactatgattgtgttgtttatccatgattttacattaaatggcttatgataaatgtgggtatgactggttatttttatgatttaaagaatttgtgaactgctttgatttgccttgaatgtgttaagtgagccatgtcatactattgtgattttattggtttgtGGGTTATAAAGTgggcactgcagtgacgggggttccgtgggctagcctaattagaggggcacggttcccaattattgagcttacctcgattagagaggcgagtaggataactcccgaggtaggatttgagtgcacctcacgttcaggccaccacgtgagagtgagactcagttaacgccaaggaacggctgtgttgtcagaggtgaaatgtgtttgtgtgtgtgacaataaatagccttggcggtctcggtaagatgcctctgcggggtatccccgagaatgaatttttggcaagggccaagtttttgaaaagtgcataagccatgttgagtaattgaatgaaattcaattatttatatgggttgggatgaattattttaactGTCTCttattactcggctttagattattttgatgatgtttgtctactcactgggattatgtaatcataatctcacccctcttcctatccatttttcaggctcatgacaatttgttgatagttgattaagacgagaattaatctcggagttgcatcctagaaagtaagggttcatagccctacatcttcttagtCAGTTGGAGActcacgtgtcactgtaaaagtaattttattcatcagttatttgatttaaagtatgtatgaatatatttagcttttacaccatgtttttggcgagtttcggtattttcgaagaaaaatgacgaaaatgcccatgtgagccagaaagtaatattttattgttttgatttgaaaatgacttatgatttttttgaaatgtgagatttaataactgtcgctcattagggagatgcggaagctgatgctaagccttgctgggtttcgatcggcattcggggtaatgagtgcctatcgagacgtcgcagcggttgtcacgggctcgatgggagtttcgggtcgtgacaataattttttgaatttttttatcattataaAATGACATGTTATAATTAAGTGTTAGGtgtacttttaaaaaaaattattaagtgtTAGTGTATAAATATTACATAATAACagtatatcaaatataaaccaTTTAACAAATGCACattaactataaaaaatagacttaaaattaatttttttacgcCTGTATTTTTTATACTATTGTAATGTAATTAAGTAGATTCTTCCTCTTTATGAAGAGCATATCATATTGTATATGCATAaaatgttctttttttctttgactaCATTAATGTGGTCTAGGTGGAATTTTGGAGCTTTTGAGTTTAGCTATTAGTGGTGGAAATAATGGTTATAATAACAAGGACTTCCATAAGATTAAGGATGCAATATTATTTCCTATCTTAATgacaattttaattaattaaaaaacatgACAACCTTAATAACAACCTTcttaaatatttcaatgaaaaGCAAATGAAACTTATGCTtggtgagagagaaaaaaaaaggtaagagaAGAATgctttaactttattttttttatattttttaaaattcttttacaaCATTgacaaattatataatttttaatgttaaaaagttaatatttatatatattatacaaaatattattattgaaatGTTCTAATCCTAAGAAAGTGTACTATGTTACAAGCTCATATTTTTAATCCAAAATATACCAATTAGATAGAGGAAGACCGTTACTTAtaagttcaaaatttttatgatttttaactAACGTGAGATCCATGATATTTTTTCTCACTTAATCATATAATATTCTTGTTACACTTACTCTTTCACCCGTATAGGAAATTTTAgtgttaaataaattaagtttttcCATGCCTTTATATCTTTTTGAAGTAATCTCTCCTTGTTGGAAACCAAACAATGCTTAgaaacttaattgtttaacatagtgaaatgaaagaaacattataaaaaggcatagaGATCGAATTGAATATTAGTTTGTACTTGCATAAAAGCCAATAAGCTGATTAGCAGGAATGACTACAGCTGCTCATTGGGATCACAACAAAATGCATTATAAACAGGAGAAAAGTAAGTTTAAGTCTTCTTTCTTAAACAATAGAGAATAAACTGATATACAAGTAGAACCATAGGTAGCCAAAATGTCAGTTGCTGCCTATCATATCTTCTATCAATCTTCCCATTGAAATGAACGAGGATCCATCTTTCATAACAGACTTCCTAGCCATCTCTGccatttctttcactttctttctCACCTCACTGCCACCATCCATAACCAGCCGAACAGCTTTCTCTACCTCATCTGCCATCACAAGATCACTTGTACCTAACCTATAATCCAACCTCATCACTACTGCTAATCCGAGTTCCTTCATCAGATACGCATTGAGCTGTTGTTCAGCATGCATAGGCCACGTTACAATTGGCACACCAAACCACAAGCTTTCCAGGATTGAGTTCCAACCACAATGCGATACAAATCCCCCTATTGCCTTGTTGGCAAGAACCTCCACCTGCGGCGCCCACCCACATATCATCCCTCTACCTTGGATCCTCTCCAGGAATCCTTCTGGTAACGTCTCCTCAGTATTCTTGTCAGTTAGTGCGGCATCACTTTGTAGTGGTGATGAAAAACGCAAGGACCATAAGAATCTGTATCCACTCTGCTCTAGCCCCAGTGCTATTTCTTTGAGTTGGGGTGCTCCAAAGCTTCCCATGCTTccaaagcaaagaaatatCACTGATGATTGAGGCTGATCATCAAGCCACGTCATGACCTTGTTGCGTTGATCCAGGTCCAACTTAGGGTGAGGCAGAGCATTGAGGTCAATCACTGGTCCAACGGGATAAATTGGAGGGTTTGGGCCATTGAGAAAATAGTTAAGGGCACTAGGCTCAATGCCTTCAAACGTATTTACCATGATACCTTTGGCATCCTTCAACCTTTCAGCAACCTTGATAAATGTCGTGTAACCTCCATCCTTGTTAAACAACGGTGAAGGCAGAAGACAAAGAGGAACAGGATTGACAAATCCTGGGATCAACTGTTCAGGATCCGTGATTTCAAATCCTGAGCTGTTCTGGCTATGTCGGGTTGGTAGGTACAGCATGAGACCCAGGGACGCTGCATTTGAGGCATAGTATATATAAGAAGGAAGACCCAATTCAGTTGCAATATCAATCATGGGCGCacaaaagaaatcaagaaCTAATCCTGCGACTCGGCCAGAACCGGAGCTAGATTCCAGTGACACAATATTTCTGACAGCATTT from Theobroma cacao cultivar B97-61/B2 chromosome 9, Criollo_cocoa_genome_V2, whole genome shotgun sequence harbors:
- the LOC18590514 gene encoding UDP-glycosyltransferase 71K1 — its product is MKKIELIFIPIPGTGHWASTIEFAKRLIHHDDRIWITILSMTWFSPAFVDAYTKSLDASRPDRIQLIDLPQLDPPSLDLLMSLEGYIYAFIESYIPAARNAVRNIVSLESSSGSGRVAGLVLDFFCAPMIDIATELGLPSYIYYASNAASLGLMLYLPTRHSQNSSGFEITDPEQLIPGFVNPVPLCLLPSPLFNKDGGYTTFIKVAERLKDAKGIMVNTFEGIEPSALNYFLNGPNPPIYPVGPVIDLNALPHPKLDLDQRNKVMTWLDDQPQSSVIFLCFGSMGSFGAPQLKEIALGLEQSGYRFLWSLRFSSPLQSDAALTDKNTEETLPEGFLERIQGRGMICGWAPQVEVLANKAIGGFVSHCGWNSILESLWFGVPIVTWPMHAEQQLNAYLMKELGLAVVMRLDYRLGTSDLVMADEVEKAVRLVMDGGSEVRKKVKEMAEMARKSVMKDGSSFISMGRLIEDMIGSN